One part of the Brevundimonas subvibrioides ATCC 15264 genome encodes these proteins:
- a CDS encoding alpha/beta fold hydrolase, whose amino-acid sequence MTLHCERIGRGPPLLLVHGLGGSLRSWDTISKPLSRSRELILIDMPGHGRSPPVPGRQTISAYADALTKFIEAEQLGAVDLVGSSVGARLVLELSRRGVGRHCVALDPGGFWRGWETKFFQITIAASIGLVRGLQPVMPFLSRHAATRTLLLAQLSARPWALAPDIVLTEMRTFAATTVFDDMVQELATGPLQAGTALTPGRVTIGWGRKDRLLLPRQAYRAQTAFPNAELRWFDRSGHFPHWDQPEETVQVILQTTS is encoded by the coding sequence ATGACCCTGCACTGTGAGCGCATAGGCAGGGGGCCGCCTCTCCTTTTGGTCCATGGCCTTGGTGGAAGTTTGCGGTCATGGGATACAATTTCGAAGCCGCTCAGCCGCTCACGGGAACTGATCCTGATCGACATGCCCGGACATGGCAGGTCGCCGCCGGTTCCGGGACGCCAGACCATCTCCGCCTATGCGGACGCTCTCACGAAATTCATCGAAGCTGAGCAGCTGGGAGCGGTTGACTTGGTTGGCAGCTCCGTGGGCGCCCGCTTGGTGTTGGAGCTTTCCCGTCGCGGCGTTGGTCGCCACTGCGTAGCCCTGGATCCGGGTGGCTTTTGGCGAGGCTGGGAGACGAAGTTCTTCCAGATCACAATCGCGGCGTCCATCGGGCTTGTCCGAGGTCTCCAGCCGGTGATGCCATTCCTGTCGCGCCATGCCGCCACACGGACGCTGCTGCTGGCGCAGTTGTCCGCCAGACCCTGGGCGCTAGCGCCTGATATCGTGCTGACAGAGATGCGAACCTTCGCCGCCACGACGGTTTTCGACGACATGGTGCAGGAACTGGCGACCGGCCCCTTGCAAGCTGGAACCGCGCTTACGCCCGGCCGTGTGACAATCGGCTGGGGCCGGAAGGATCGCCTTCTGCTGCCGCGCCAAGCCTATCGGGCCCAGACCGCCTTCCCGAACGCTGAGCTACGCTGGTTCGACAGGTCCGGCCACTTCCCCCATTGGGACCAACCCGAAGAGACGGTGCAGGTCATACTTCAGACGACAAGCTGA
- a CDS encoding helix-turn-helix domain-containing protein codes for MLAAQPVLDRLFLAVGDTGCCVLLTDAQGIAVDRRGAAVDDEIFHLWGLWPGSDWSEAAEGTNGIGTALVEHRAVTIHRDQHFHTRNTALSCTTHPIHDHLGRLAGALDVSSARADATAIMLGLISNAVGDAARAIETQAFRQAFADARIVLAGGGVADGADRSAALLAVDRDDLVIGATRAARVALKITDARIAAQLPASDLLGSAAETDFSDSERGAVRRALARSGGNVSAAARALGVSRATLHRKLNRLGLSGH; via the coding sequence ATGCTTGCGGCCCAGCCCGTCCTGGATCGCCTGTTCCTGGCGGTCGGTGACACCGGCTGCTGCGTTCTTCTAACGGACGCGCAGGGGATTGCCGTCGACCGGCGGGGTGCCGCGGTCGATGACGAGATCTTTCATCTGTGGGGTCTTTGGCCGGGGTCCGATTGGTCCGAGGCGGCCGAAGGCACCAACGGGATCGGCACGGCGCTGGTCGAGCACCGCGCGGTGACCATCCACCGCGACCAGCATTTCCACACCCGCAATACGGCGCTCAGTTGCACCACTCATCCAATCCACGATCACCTCGGGCGACTGGCAGGAGCGCTGGACGTATCGTCCGCGCGCGCGGACGCCACCGCAATCATGCTGGGTTTGATCTCCAACGCGGTCGGCGACGCAGCGCGCGCCATCGAGACCCAGGCCTTCCGACAGGCCTTCGCCGATGCTCGCATCGTCTTGGCCGGAGGCGGGGTCGCCGACGGGGCCGACCGATCGGCCGCCCTGCTGGCTGTGGATCGCGACGATCTGGTAATCGGGGCCACCCGCGCCGCTCGCGTGGCACTCAAGATCACCGACGCCCGGATCGCGGCCCAATTGCCGGCCTCGGACCTTCTAGGGAGCGCCGCCGAGACCGATTTTTCAGACTCAGAACGCGGAGCGGTCCGCCGGGCCCTGGCCCGATCAGGCGGCAACGTCTCCGCTGCGGCTCGCGCCCTTGGCGTCAGTCGCGCCACCCTGCACAGGAAGCTGAACCGTCTGGGCCTGAGTGGTCACTAG